In the Henningerozyma blattae CBS 6284 chromosome 8, complete genome genome, one interval contains:
- the SAC6 gene encoding fimbrin (similar to Saccharomyces cerevisiae SAC6 (YDR129C); ancestral locus Anc_8.290), with protein MNIVKLQRKFPILSQEDLYGTIEKFRAIDINDNGWIEKQQALEAVSKSGDATYDEARETLKKVNVDASGRVELDDYVELIAKLKENSTADNTPAPPQTSFKSTAPSNPDPVSPHHHQTGLQHKGTGSNAKIIVAGSQSGTTHTINEEERTEFTKHINSVLAGDPDVGHLLPFPTDTFQLFDECRDGLVLSKLINDSVPDTIDTRVLNKSKNGKRLNNFQASENSNIVINSAKAIGCVVVNVHSEDIIEGREHLILGLIWQIIRRGLLSKIDIKLHPELYRLLEDDETLEQFLRLPPEQILLRWFNYHLKNAKWERRVTNFSKDVADGENYTILLNQLAPELCSRAPLQINDKLERAEQVLQNSEKLGCRKYLTPSAMVAGNPKLNLAFVAHLFNTHPGLDPIDENEEIPEIEEFDAEGEREARVFTLWLNSLDVDPPIVSLFEDLKDGLVLLQAYEKVMPGVTDEKHINKKKNADGEVPRFKALENTNYAVALGKSQGFSLVGIEGSDIVDGNRLLILGLVWQLMRKNINLTMQKLSSSGLDMNDSQILKWAQDQVAKGGKSSTVRSFKDESLSNGIFLLDVLHGIAPGYVNYDLVEPGNTDEERYANARLAISIARKLGALIWLVPEDINEVRSRLILTFIASLMALNRK; from the coding sequence ATGAATATTGTCAAACTACAAAGAAAGTTCCCTATCTTATCCCAAGAAGATTTGTATGGGaccattgaaaaattcagaGCCATTGATATCAATGATAATGGCTGGATTGAAAAACAACAAGCTTTAGAAGCTGTTTCAAAATCAGGAGATGCTACTTATGATGAAGCAAGAGAAACTTTGAAGAAAGTTAATGTCGACGCTTCTGGCCGTGTTGAATTGGATGATTATGTGGAATTGATTGCTAAATTGAAGGAAAACTCCACTGCTGATAATACTCCAGCTCCTCCACAAACTTCTTTTAAAAGCACTGCTCCATCTAATCCAGACCCTGTTTCAcctcatcatcatcaaacGGGGTTACAACATAAGGGGACCGGTTCCAATGCCAAGATTATTGTTGCTGGTTCTCAATCAGGTACCACTCATACcattaatgaagaagaaagaacAGAATTCACTAAACATATTAATAGTGTCCTAGCTGGTGATCCAGATGTTGGACATTTATTACCTTTCCCTACAGACACTTTCCAATTGTTCGATGAATGTAGAGATGGGTTAGTTCTTTCGAAATTAATTAACGATTCCGTACCAGATACTATTGATACAAGAGTGTTAAATAAATCCAAGAATGgtaaaagattaaataatttccaaGCTAGTGAAAATTCCAATATCGTCATCAATTCTGCTAAAGCTATTGGTTGTGTTGTTGTTAATGTTCATTCAgaagatattattgaagGTAGAGAACATTTAATCTTAGGTTTAATTTGGCAAATCATTAGAAGGGGTTTATTGAGTAAAATCGATATTAAATTACACCCTGAATTATATCGTCTGTTAGAAGACGATGAAACTTTAGAACAATTCTTAAGATTACCTCCAGAACAAATCTTATTGAGATGGTTCaattatcatttgaaaaatgctAAATGGGAAAGAAGAGTCACCAATTTCTCTAAGGATGTTGCAGATGGTGAGAATTATACAATCTTATTGAATCAATTGGCACCAGAATTATGTTCAAGAGCTCCTTTACAAATCAATGACAAATTAGAAAGAGCCGAACAAGTCTTACAAAATTCAGAAAAATTAGGTtgtagaaaatatttgactCCAAGTGCTATGGTAGCCGGTAATccaaaattgaatttagcCTTCGTAGCTCATTTGTTTAATACTCATCCAGGTTTAGATccaattgatgaaaatgaagaaatcccagaaattgaagaattcgATGCTGAAGGGGAAAGAGAAGCAAGAGTCTTTACCTTGTGGTTAAATTCCTTGGATGTAGATCCTCCAATTGTTTCTTTATTCGAAGATTTGAAAGATGGGCTGGTATTATTACAAGCTTATGAAAAAGTTATGCCTGGTGTCACTGATGAAAAacatattaataaaaagaagaatgcCGATGGCGAAGTTCCAAGATTTAAAGCTTTggaaaatacaaattatGCTGTGGCTTTAGGGAAATCTCAAGGGTTTTCCTTGGTTGGTATTGAAGGTTCAGATATCGTAGATGGTAAcagattattaatattaggTTTAGTCTGGCAATTGATGagaaagaatattaatttgaCCATGCaaaaattatcttcaaGTGGTCTAGATATGAATGATTcacaaatattgaaatggGCACAAGACCAAGTCGCAAAAGGTGGCAAATCTTCTACAGTTAGATCATTCAAAGATGAATCTTTATCAAACGGTATTTTCTTATTGGATGTCTTGCATGGTATTGCTCCAGGTTATGTCAATTATGATTTAGTGGAACCTGGTAATACTGATGAAGAAAGATACGCAAATGCAAGACTAGCCATTTCTATTGCAAGAAAATTGGGTGCACTGATCTGGTTGGTACCAGAAGATATCAACGAAGTTCGTTCAAGATTAATATTAACTTTCATTGCTTCATTAATGGCCTtgaatagaaaataa
- the MIM2 gene encoding Mim2p (similar to Saccharomyces cerevisiae YLR099W-A; ancestral locus Anc_8.285) codes for MNRNIIEKVDEFEKRFLSNNGKDSRSNIDNNIYSFLKNVDSSDSNRTITTARSNNSTSTSIDNDRISNENIYYQENQEDQSEEENEEEEEGDEDEYPEDLVEQERKLSLQQKLKEAELQWEESLDQLHTVLNWVVLPLLGKMVGRRLARMVWQRVMNYLWD; via the coding sequence ATGAACcgtaatattattgaaaaagttgatgaatttgaaaaacgTTTCTTGTCGAATAACGGTAAGGACTCCCGTTCAAatatagataataatatttattcatttttaaaaaatgttgATTCTTCAGATAGTAATAGAACCATTACTACTGCTAGatcaaataatagtacTTCTACTTCAATAGATAATGACCGAatttctaatgaaaatatctATTACCAGGAAAATCAAGAGGACCAGAGTGAAGAGGAAAATGAGGAAGAGGAGGAAGGTGATGAGGATGAGTATCCTGAAGATCTTGTAGAGcaagaaagaaaattatcCTTACAAcagaaattaaaagaagcAGAATTACAATGGGAGGAATCATTAGATCAATTGCATACTGTGTTAAATTGGGTGGTTCTACCTCTATTGGGGAAAATGGTTGGTAGAAGATTAGCAAGAATGGTCTGGCAAAGAGTCATGAACTATTTGTGGGattaa
- the ECM18 gene encoding alpha/beta hydrolase family protein (similar to Saccharomyces cerevisiae ECM18 (YDR125C) and ICT1 (YLR099C); ancestral locus Anc_8.284) produces the protein MKSQSNIQTLTDLQSKVMDDISISGTMDNSMAFNEINQWHFHNANASTIKTPTVLIHGYAASSMAYYKTFRYLTGSIKDLYTIDLPGFGLSASPKIIINDHNRKKSQFDIKLIDSKDSNNNKFSISKKNLKLLENGNIEDKAFISAFDDYYIDRIEKWRKFNNLGKINVIGHSFGGYISFKYAIKYPDSIENLCLVSPFGMESNVYSINNYDDWKEKFSNPSSTRTSSVSSLGSSNSILNDSGTKIFKTNSDTDTQLELDLVDPTSKYYFREKVVPGVLFNNQFNVLKCMGPLGSKLTWSFISRRYEHIASEAYQNFLFKLFATVPNVTINNFSNMFTRNLLAKDPIMDSINKLQSKKLLLFYGENDWMNKEAGFLMAEKLNILKGDSKYANWIEVPNSGHNLILDDPKFFSKNLIDFLSS, from the coding sequence ATGAAATCACAATCAAATATCCAAACTTTGACAGATTTACAGTCAAAAGTCATGGACGATATTAGTATCAGTGGTACAATGGATAATTCTATGGCATTCAACGAAATAAATCAATGGCATTTCCATAATGCAAACGCTTCTACTATAAAAACACCCACTGTTTTGATTCATGGCTATGCAGCTTCTTCTATGGCGTACTATAAGACTTTTAGATATTTAACAGGATCTATCAAAGATTTATATACTATTGATTTACCTGGGTTTGGATTATCTGCATCTCCtaaaattatcatcaatGATCATAATAGGAAAAAATCACAATTCGATatcaaattaattgattctaaggattcaaataataataaattttccatatctaagaagaatttaaaattacttGAAAACGGGaatattgaagataaagCTTTTATTTCTGCATTTGATGATTATTACATCGATAGAATAGAAAAATGgagaaaatttaataatttaggGAAGATTAATGTTATTGGTCATTCGTTTGGTGGttatatttcatttaaatatgcCATTAAATATCCAGattctattgaaaatttatgtTTGGTTTCACCATTTGGTATGGAAAGTAACGtttattctattaataattatgatGATTGGAAAGAAAAGTTTTCAAATCCATCGTCAACTAGAACTAGCAGTGTTTCTAGCCTTGGAAGTAGCAATAGTATTCTCAATGATAGTGGTACAAAGATTTTCAAGACAAATTCTGACACAGATACccaattagaattagattTAGTAGACCCAACttctaaatattattttagaGAGAAAGTAGTCCCTGGTGTTTTATTTAACAATCAATTCAACGTTTTAAAATGTATGGGCCCATTGGGTTCTAAATTAACTTGGAGTTTTATTTCGAGAAGATATGAACATATTGCTTCAGAAGcatatcaaaattttttatttaaattatttgctACTGTACCAAATgttacaattaataatttctcaaATATGTTTACAAGAAATTTATTGGCTAAAGATCCAATCATggattcaattaataaattacaatctaaaaaattattattattttatggGGAAAATGATTGGATGAATAAAGAAGCTGGATTTTTAATGgcagaaaaattaaatattcttaaGGGAGATTCAAAATATGCTAATTGGATCGAAGTGCCAAATTCAGGCCATAATTTGATATTAGATGATCCaaaattcttttcaaaaaacttgattgattttttatctaGCTAA
- the HRT3 gene encoding SCF ubiquitin ligase complex subunit HRT3 (similar to Saccharomyces cerevisiae HRT3 (YLR097C); ancestral locus Anc_8.281) → MVVDDTLKPIDINQLVDKVSEAIKIWEKGVDKEKNGSMTDAIRYYRQALKIDSNVERNYREKLHEEFEEHKRLNELKNLKLNDTNDKENIETNDNHEDTKELELPCWILDMLPDYLLSHIVKQVVLLSGQSWLNLSLSCKKFNELCFHDTLPYKTFANLIYPKQNYSFGSVDKDYAEEFNRKEVWTEEPIQMLKDRPYIKFNGLYISTVNYLRHGANPEGSSSLLNPIMMITYYRYFRFYPDGLCLRLLTTDEPKTVVKNFELGNAHPKCEVCDWSFSLGDKKGILTVMREGGRYQFREYFTIRNHGKKRFHKFKWIESLVLDGEHDPVNCDISKEKPFFFSRVKSYEKYTF, encoded by the coding sequence ATGGTAGTAGATGATACACTTAAGCCAATTGATATAAACCAATTAGTAGATAAAGTCTCTGAAGCTATTAAGATATGGGAAAAAGGTGTtgacaaagaaaaaaatggatCTATGACAGATGCTATCAGATATTATAGACAGGCTTTAAAGATAGATTCAAATGtagaaagaaattatagagaaaaattacatgaagaatttgaagaacACAAACgattaaatgaattaaaaaatttaaaattaaatgatacaAATGATAAGGAAAATATAGAGACAAATGATAATCATGAAGACACTAAGGAATTAGAGTTACCATGCTGGATTTTAGATATGTTACCTGATTATCTTTTATCACATATTGTAAAACAAGTTGTACTGTTATCAGGTCAATCATGgttaaatttatcattaagttgtaaaaaattcaatgaaTTATGCTTTCATGATACTTTACCTTATAAAACATTTGCCAATCTAATTTATCctaaacaaaattattcttttgGATCCGTTGATAAAGATTATGCAGAAGAGTTTAATAGGAAAGAAGTTTGGACGGAAGAACCTATTCAAATGCTAAAGGATAGGCCatatatcaaatttaaCGGATTATATATAAGTACTGTCAATTATTTAAGACATGGTGCTAATCCTGAAGgttcatcttcattattaaatccGATTATGATGATCACATATTATCGATATTTTAGATTCTATCCAGATGGGTTGTGTCTTAGACTTTTAACTACAGATGAGCCCAAGACGGtagttaaaaattttgaactAGGCAACGCACATCCAAAATGTGAGGTATGTGATTGGAGCTTTTCATTGGGGGACAAGAAAGGTATTCTAACTGTAATGAGAGAAGGGGGTAGGTATCAATTCCGAGAATATTTCACTATTCGAAACCATGGGAAAAAAAGATTCCACAAATTTAAATGGATTGAATCCCTAGTTCTTGACGGTGAACATGATCCAGTCAATTGTGACATTAGTAAAGAGAAaccttttttcttttcccGAGTAAAATCCTACGAGAAATACACTTTTTAA
- the NYV1 gene encoding Nyv1p (similar to Saccharomyces cerevisiae NYV1 (YLR093C); ancestral locus Anc_8.276), with amino-acid sequence MKRFNVSYVEVTKNNETLAAYFHQFGKDDLLNPQSYSSISSNIVSSKVFHKLIMEFVLTKVVPTQGNKVTKVSLDMIDGFDCYYTTSNKGLVYICFTRLDVPKILPIRLLCDLKNGDEYDAALDNTTDSKLNDNIESILNEFHSELLSIRDENNQNNTSSHQTAKNAEEDLQQIITIMNDNIDKFLQRQERISLLVDKTSKLNNSSNVFKQRANKVKRQMWYNKFKSWASLLLIVTILVFVIGIFLYKS; translated from the coding sequence ATGAAAAGGTTTAATGTGTCGTATGTGGAAGTTACGAAGAATAATGAGACCTTAGCTGCTTATTTCCATCAATTTGGTAAAGATGACTTATTGAATCCACAATCGTACAGCTCGATTAGTTCAAATATCGTTAGCTCTAAAGTATTCCACAAATTAATTATGGAATTTGTACTGACCAAAGTGGTTCCTACACAGGGGAATAAAGTCACCAAAGTTAGTTTGGACATGATAGATGGGTTTGATTGTTATTACACTACGTCTAATAAAGGACTCGTTTACATTTGTTTTACAAGATTAGACGTACCCAAGATACTGCCAATACGGCTACTGTGTGATCTAAAAAATGGTGATGAGTATGATGCTGCACTAGACAACACAACAGATTCTAAACTAAACGATAATATAGAGTCTATTTTGAATGAATTCCATAGtgaattattatccatTAGAGATGAAAATAACCAAAACAACACATCATCACATCAAACTGCAAAGAATGCGGAGGAAGATTTACAACAAATCATTACGATAATGAACGATAATATAGATAAGTTTTTACAAAGACAAGAAcgaatatcattattagttgACAAGACatctaaattaaataatagttCGAATGTTTTTAAACAAAGAGCCAACAAAGTTAAAAGACAAATGTGGTacaataaattcaaaagttGGGCTTCCCTATTGCTAATAGTTACAATTCTAGTCTTTGTCATTGGTATATTTTTGTATAAGTCttga
- the DPB4 gene encoding DNA polymerase epsilon noncatalytic subunit (similar to Saccharomyces cerevisiae DPB4 (YDR121W); ancestral locus Anc_8.275): MPPKGWRKDAQGNYPTTSYVKEQENITIQDLLFPRSSVVNIAKSTFSSTAEQISEDLNDNEIGDDADINNDNIVEENSNKILVSKDAGLALQRSSTVFVNHLLLFAREIAKDQYRKTCNPDDILNALDAIGHPGLKGIVSERLQEYQNALLLKKEYKRLHGTSSSDKRKDKDSGSSDDEENDDYDINEEGADQSSKKQRTDNSIPNFQSNRSTPMSTEPTQVQIFPEVQTSQSTNVLGVSPNQQLISNSIPPTEPTTAQNLPISSSANSDSTVLQSPNVTNQTEVSSVNPTTTESIVNPTTVNADKDGDVLMSEDPVKEGETTTITESVSEETVTTTPATTADDVKEST, encoded by the coding sequence atgCCACCAAAAGGTTGGAGAAAGGATGCTCAAGGGAATTATCCTACCACATCATATGTCaaagaacaagaaaatatcACTATTCAAGATTTGCTATTTCCTAGAAGTTCAGTAGTCAATATTGCTAAGTCTACTTTTAGCTCAACTGCTGAGCAAATATCAGAAGATTtgaatgataatgaaatagGTGATGATGCAGACatcaataatgataatattgttgaagaaaattccaataaaattttagtTAGCAAAGATGCAGGTTTAGCATTACAGAGAAGTTCTACTGTATTTGtaaatcatttattattatttgcaaGAGAAATAGCAAAAGATCAATACAGAAAAACATGTAACCCagatgatattttaaatgcCTTAGATGCCATTGGCCATCCTGGTCTAAAGGGTATCGTTAGTGAAAGGTTGCAAGAATATCAGAATGCTCTCttattaaagaaagaatATAAGCGATTACATGGCACAAGCTCTAGTGATAAAAGAAAGGATAAAGATAGTGGATCaagtgatgatgaagaaaatgatgattatGATATAAATGAGGAAGGCGCTGATCAGTCTTCCAAAAAGCAACGTACTGATAATTCTATTCCTAATTTTCAATCAAATAGAAGTACGCCAATGAGCACAGAGCCAACCCAAGTACAAATATTCCCAGAAGTTCAAACAAGTCAATCCACAAACGTTCTTGGAGTTAGTCCCAACCAACAACTCATTTCAAATAGTATACCACCAACTGAACCTACTACTGCACAAAATTTACCAATTAGTAGTTCTGCTAACTCTGATAGTACGGTACTACAATCTCCAAATGTCACCAATCAGACTGAAGTTTCTTCAGTTAACCCAACTACTACTGAATCAATTGTTAATCCAACTACGGTAAATGCTGATAAAGATGGTGATGTTCTAATGTCAGAAGATCCTGTTAAAGAAGGTGAgacaacaacaattacaGAATCAGTTTCTGAAGAAACTGTCACAACAACGCCTGCTACTACAGCAGATGACGTAAAAGAGAGTACttaa
- the TRM1 gene encoding tRNA (guanine26-N2)-dimethyltransferase (similar to Saccharomyces cerevisiae TRM1 (YDR120C); ancestral locus Anc_8.274), which produces MLKAVTSIKNKLISLKNLNSKISPDDYNIIKEGRAEILFPKEETVFYNPIQQFNRDLSVTCIKAWNNLYGPKAKNNRKTVIKPSHKRANEDSDSDDQTSIKHRKLEDGSVQVETFVHRKPYLKILEALSATGLRAIRYAKEIPNVKEIVANDLLPEAVESIRRNAQYNNVLDIVKPNQDDANVLMYRNKAQNKKYHIIDLDPYGTVTPFVDAAFQNIEDDGLMLVTCTDLSVLAGNGYPEKCFALYGGVNMISHEATHESALRLVLNLLGQTAAKYKKSIEPLLSLSIDFYVRVFIKVKTSPIKVKDLQSNTMITYHCSNCGSFANQPLGRKSEKVGKKSSKPYVKFAPASGPPVNEKCQFCDGTFHLAGPMYAGSLHNDEFVKEVLRINKEEHSKKKEFEGVYGTTKRIEGMVTLAAQELKDAPFYFSPNNVSSIIKLQVPPLKRIVAGLGSLGYQSSLSHAKHSCLKTNAPWEAIWYVMRESQKIDFPDIDMNKKLSKMNKNTAGYKILSKMNEWLPKEEDSIAKENKNADEKPKKDYGEIDYSRKNNSFDITKLSFEPNEQSNKVEGLRHLKMVRYQENPTKNWGPKARPNSS; this is translated from the coding sequence ATGTTAAAAGCAGTAACATCCATCAAGAATAAACTGATAAgcttgaaaaatttgaacTCTAAAATCTCACCTGATGAttacaatattataaaagaaGGCCGTGCTGAGATCTTGTTTCCAAAAGAGGAAACTGTCTTTTATAATCCAATTCAACAATTTAACAGAGATTTGAGTGTTACATGTATCAAAGCATGGAATAATTTGTATGGTCCAAAGGCTAagaataatagaaaaacaGTTATCAAGCCATCTCATAAACGTGCTAACGAGGATTCCGATTCGGATGACCAAACATCTATTAAGCATAGAAAGCTAGAAGATGGCTCAGTTCAGGTCGAAACTTTTGTTCACCGCAAACCATATCTTAAAATTCTAGAAGCTCTTTCAGCAACAGGTTTACGTGCTATCAGATATGCTAAAGAAATTCCCAACGTTAAAGAAATTGTTGCAAATGATTTACTACCCGAAGCTGTTGAATCTATTAGAAGAAATGCacaatataataatgtttTAGACATAGTTAAACCAAATCAAGATGACGCCAATGTCTTAATGTACCGTAATAAGGCTCAAAATAAGAAGTACCATATTATAGATTTAGATCCATACGGAACTGTTACACCATTTGTCGATGCAgcttttcaaaatatcgAAGATGATGGTTTAATGCTTGTTACTTGCACTGACTTATCAGTTTTAGCTGGTAATGGCTATCCAGAAAAATGTTTTGCATTATATGGTGGTGTTAATATGATAAGCCATGAAGCTACACATGAAAGTGCTTTAAGATTAGTGTTAAACTTATTAGGGCAAACTGCTGCAAAATACAAGAAAAGCATCGAGCCATTATTATCACTAAGTATTGATTTTTATGTTCgtgtttttattaaagttaaaaCATCACCTATTAAAGTCAAAGATTTACAATCCAATACCATGATCACTTACCATTGTTCTAATTGTGGTTCCTTTGCCAATCAACCATTAGGTCGTAAGAGTGAAAAAGTTGGTAAGAAGTCTAGTAAACCTTATGTTAAATTTGCTCCAGCTTCCGGACCTCCTGTAAACGAAAAATGTCAATTTTGTGATGGCACCTTCCATTTAGCTGGCCCAATGTATGCTGGTTCATTACACaatgatgaatttgttAAAGAAGTTTTACgtattaataaagaagaacATTCTAAGAAAAAGGAATTTGAGGGAGTATACGGCACCACCAAAAGAATCGAAGGTATGGTAACTCTTGCCGCtcaagaattaaaagatgcACCATTTTATTTCAGCCCTAATAATGTTTCctctattattaaattgcAAGTCCCACCATTAAAGAGAATTGTTGCTGGTTTAGGTTCATTAGGTTACCAGTCTTCGTTATCTCATGCTAAACATTCATGCTTGAAGACTAATGCTCCATGGGAAGCCATTTGGTACGTTATGAGAGAGAGccaaaaaattgatttccCAGATATTGATAtgaacaaaaaattatctaaaatgaataaaaataccgCTGGATATAAGATTTTAAGTAAAATGAATGAATGGTTAccaaaagaagaagatagCATTGCCaaagaaaataagaatGCAGATGAAAAACCTAAGAAGGATTACGGTGAAATAGATTACTCTAGaaagaataattcttttgataTCACAAAATTATCGTTTGAACCCAACGAGCAAAGTAACAAAGTAGAAGGATTAAGACATTTGAAAATGGTCAGATACCAAGAAAATCCAACCAAGAATTGGGGTCCAAAGGCTCGTCCAAATTCTTCATAG
- the TBLA0H01450 gene encoding transmembrane 9 family protein (similar to Saccharomyces cerevisiae YDR107C and EMP70 (YLR083C); ancestral locus Anc_8.254), which yields MNSLLTSILCLISFHIIFSNAFYIPGISANTYHPGDPIELEVNRLTPSMYFEHTDENGQSVANDKEHFLYSYDYYYDKFHFCRPEKVERKSESLGSVLFGDRIYNSPFELYMLEPKECVPLCKTTIPADDAKFINKLIKNGFFYNWLIDGLPSARKIYDSKTESIFYSSGFPLGSVSVEHMSGGSKVTIPGVSKLVNEAVKAYKKREAKNVPAGLITAEEVEYFANHFNIHIEYHDRGNNNYRVVGVTVDPISIKRDDFESCTPTGNQLHLNENAENQVLFTYSVDFIKSETAWATRWDKYLHTYDPSIQWFSLINFTIVVVLLSTIVIHALLRALKKDISRYTDLNLDNSFTEDSGWKLTHGDVFRMPRKAMVLSIYVGSGVQLFLMILCCLTVAALGFMSPSYRGALPTCMFVLYAIFGFVGSYTSMGVYKFFHGPYWKANMILTPLLVPGSMLLLIIFLNFFLLGVHSSGTIPASTIILMICLWLLVSVPLSFLGSFVAFKKCNWNDNPTTVNEIPREIPIQPWYMRSIPVVLLSGIVPFGAIAVELYFIYSSLWYNKIFYMFGFLLVSFILMIFTSVLVSIIVVYHSLCLENWRWQWRSFVAGGLGCAFYIFLYSIAFTRFKFTGFVSILLYMGYSSLICVVSCLITGAVSFMCNMFFVKRIFTSIKVH from the coding sequence ATGAATTCGTTGTTGACTTCAATTTTGTGTTTGATATCTTttcatataatattttcaaatgcCTTTTATATTCCGGGTATTTCAGCCAACACGTATCATCCTGGGGACCCTATTGAATTGGAGGTTAACCGTTTGACGCCTTCTATGTATTTTGAGCATACTGATGAAAATGGGCAAAGTGTGGCTAATGATAAAGAACATTTCTTATACTCgtatgattattattatgataaaTTTCACTTCTGTAGACCTGAAAAAGTCGAAAGGAAATCTGAATCCTTAGGTTCTGTATTATTTGGTgatagaatatataattcaCCTTTTGAACTTTACATGCTGGAACCAAAAGAATGTGTACCATTGTGTAAAACTACTATCCCAGCAGATGATGCTAAGTTTATTAACAAGTTGATTAAGAATGgatttttctataattgGTTGATTGATGGCTTACCTTCTGCTAGAAAGATTTATGACTCTAAAACtgaatcaatattttacagTTCTGGTTTCCCATTGGGATCAGTTTCCGTTGAACATATGTCAGGTGGTAGTAAAGTTACCATCCCAGGTGTTTCCAAATTAGTCAATGAAGCTGTTAAAGCTTATAAAAAACGTGAAGCTAAAAATGTGCCAGCTGGTTTAATAACTGCAGAAGAAGTAGAATATTTCGCTAAccattttaatattcacATAGAATATCATGATCGtggcaataataattaccGTGTTGTTGGTGTCACAGTGGATCCTATTTCTATAAAACGTGATGATTTTGAATCTTGCACACCAACTGGTAATCAATTGcatttgaatgaaaatgCTGAAAATCAAGTATTATTTACTTATTCTgttgattttattaaatctgAAACTGCTTGGGCAACAAGGTGggataaatatttacataCTTACGATCCTTCTATTCAATGGTTTTCCTTGattaattttacaattgtagttgtattattatcgACCATTGTTATTCATGCTCTATTACGtgctttgaaaaaagatatttctCGTTACACtgatttgaatttggaTAACTCCTTTACTGAAGATTCTGGCTGGAAATTAACCCATGGTGATGTTTTCCGTATGCCACGTAAAGCCATGGTTCTATCTATTTATGTGGGTTCTGGtgttcaattatttttaatgattttatgTTGTCTAACTGTTGCTGCATTAGGGTTTATGTCACCAAGTTATAGAGGTGCTTTACCTACATGCATGTTTGTATTATATGCTATTTTTGGATTTGTGGGTTCTTATACTTCAATGGGtgtttataaatttttccacGGTCCATATTGGAAGGCAAATATGATTTTAACTCCATTATTAGTCCCAGGTTCcatgttattattgattatctttttaaatttctttttactTGGGGTCCATTCTTCCGGCACCATTCCAGCAAGCACTATCattttaatgatttgtTTGTGGCTACTTGTCTCGGTTCCTTTAAGTTTCTTAGGTTCCTTTGTagcatttaaaaaatgtaatTGGAATGATAACCCTACCACAGTTAATGAAATTCCTAGAGAAATTCCAATCCAGCCATGGTATATGAGAAGTATTCCAGTTGTTTTATTGTCAGGTATTGTTCCATTTGGTGCTATCGCTgttgaattatattttatttattcaagtTTATGGTACAACAAGATATTCTATATGTTTGGTTTTCTATTGGTATCATTcattttaatgatattcaCAAGTGTGTTAGTTTCTATTATTGTCGTTTATCACTCATTATGCTTGGAAAATTGGAGATGGCAATGGAGAAGTTTTGTTGCAGGTGGATTGGGCTGTGCCTTTTATATCTTCTTATATTCAATTGCTTTCACAAGATTTAAGTTTACTGGCTTTGTAAGCATATTACTTTACATGGGCTATTCCTCTTTAATTTGCGTTGTTTCTTGTTTAATTACAGGTGCAGTGAGTTTCATGTGTAATATGTTCTTCgtaaaaagaatttttacaTCGATCAAGGTTCATTag